Proteins from a genomic interval of Pseudodesulfovibrio nedwellii:
- a CDS encoding FeoA family protein, producing MFSHKTLKSMAPGETAFVVAINAGCKARTRLESIGIIPGIEVDVLNNSRGPMLVSVGEGRVMVERGIAQKVLVA from the coding sequence ATGTTTTCTCACAAAACTCTTAAATCCATGGCGCCGGGAGAGACCGCTTTTGTAGTGGCTATCAACGCTGGTTGCAAGGCCAGAACAAGGCTGGAGTCCATCGGTATTATCCCCGGAATTGAGGTTGATGTTTTGAATAACAGCCGAGGTCCAATGCTTGTTTCCGTGGGAGAGGGGCGAGTGATGGTTGAGCGCGGCATCGCACAAAAGGTTTTGGTGGCCTAA
- a CDS encoding RNA recognition motif domain-containing protein: MSKNLYVGNLSWSSTEDEVRAAFEAYGEVTSVKLIEDRETGRPRGFGFVEMDDNGAREAIAALDGKDFGGRNIKVNEAKAREERPRW, translated from the coding sequence ATGTCTAAGAATCTTTATGTCGGCAACTTGTCCTGGTCCTCTACTGAAGACGAAGTTCGTGCAGCTTTCGAAGCATACGGCGAAGTTACTTCTGTCAAGCTGATCGAAGACCGTGAGACCGGCCGTCCCCGTGGTTTTGGTTTTGTTGAAATGGATGACAACGGTGCTCGCGAAGCTATCGCAGCCCTGGACGGCAAAGACTTCGGTGGCCGTAACATCAAGGTCAACGAAGCTAAGGCTCGCGAAGAACGCCCCCGCTGGTAG
- a CDS encoding Fur family transcriptional regulator, protein MRLKVNKGLKTQKYACVKIKKMQEALKSFKKYLADNTLKLTQQRLLILKVFLSEGGEMSSEKLLNAVQTIDTAVSRSTVYRTIKHFHHAGIARCTHHSDGSTHYEPSGDHTSHMLCERCGKIIPIRNPYIQCLQQETARQQGFTLYRYTTTFYGLCSECTEALQSAKTKPSG, encoded by the coding sequence ATGAGACTCAAGGTCAACAAGGGCCTCAAAACTCAAAAATACGCATGCGTGAAGATCAAAAAAATGCAGGAAGCACTCAAATCATTCAAAAAATATTTGGCAGATAATACACTCAAACTGACCCAACAACGGCTCCTGATCCTCAAAGTCTTTTTGAGCGAAGGCGGTGAGATGAGCTCAGAAAAACTTCTTAACGCGGTTCAGACCATCGACACTGCCGTCAGTCGCTCAACGGTGTACCGAACCATCAAACATTTTCATCACGCAGGCATTGCCCGGTGCACCCATCACAGCGACGGCTCCACCCACTACGAACCATCAGGTGACCATACCAGTCATATGCTCTGCGAAAGATGTGGCAAAATCATCCCGATCCGAAACCCATACATACAATGCCTGCAACAGGAGACAGCCCGCCAGCAGGGATTCACCCTGTATCGTTACACGACAACATTCTACGGACTTTGCAGCGAATGCACTGAAGCTTTACAATCAGCGAAAACCAAACCATCCGGATGA
- the feoB gene encoding ferrous iron transport protein B, with protein MASKELVVALAGQPNCGKSTVFNMLTGARQHVANYPGVTVEKKTGSFKLGDSRVELVDLPGTYSLTSYSLEERVARDFLLGDNPDVVIDVADGSNLKRNLYLTLQILEMEVPALLNLNMMDVVERRGHAVDVEKLEDILGIPVVPTTAKKGVGREALKTAMQALAHGRKEDVFKVDYGPLEPFIAELEVVLVEDPVSCLRYPVRWLAIKLLEGDAEAGKQLTLNHPDSEQVLAKVESCRERFAKENPNGADRHIAFTRHAVCAKIAKDVVTLPRERGHNLSDTVDKYVCNRYWGPIILVAILVVLYQISIVFGGWLALKVWPVWGALEDLAGDILPQAGFMTDPLLRSLGVWVVKSITAILNYLPIFFLLFALIAILEDSGYMPRMAFLLDRLFRRFGLHGQSTLPMILGGVYVGGCAIPGVMATKAIPDERARLATILIIPMMNCLAKVPLYLILIGAYFADVAGWAMFFIATVTLFMALPVAKLLSLTVLRKHDSAPFIMEMPPYHLPTISGILRRAFERIWLFMKKIVTVVAAVAVVVFVLINFPGLSEEKMAHYASMQDKAVAGFVQKVDATQYAGQITSENTTAVILFGEALKQAKRGVKDKETSAAINEDFQAKNPIYYAVVKRVGKDGKKLNRELKKVIKVRKKIRREMRGERFENSFLGSMGKALEPVTQWAGFNWRINIALLSAFAAKENSAATLGAIYGIDDSGQSVQESMKANEGGFTPLHALALMLFMALYPPCVPTSIMVRSQSNSTGWMLFSIGYQTVLGLFVASLVFTGGTVLGLTGWQTMWAFYGLCLAATIGMAMIPTPEEKEAAVSAPTYNKECS; from the coding sequence ATGGCTTCGAAAGAACTCGTCGTTGCTTTGGCTGGGCAACCAAACTGCGGAAAATCCACTGTTTTCAATATGTTGACAGGCGCACGTCAGCATGTCGCCAACTATCCGGGCGTTACTGTTGAGAAAAAGACCGGATCGTTTAAATTGGGTGATTCCCGTGTGGAGTTGGTTGACCTGCCGGGTACATACAGTCTGACATCCTACTCTTTGGAAGAGCGCGTTGCTCGTGATTTCCTGTTGGGTGACAATCCCGACGTTGTCATTGATGTGGCCGATGGTTCCAATCTTAAACGCAACCTGTACCTGACTCTTCAAATTTTGGAGATGGAAGTTCCTGCACTTCTTAATCTCAACATGATGGATGTGGTGGAGCGTCGTGGACATGCCGTGGATGTCGAAAAGCTGGAAGATATTCTCGGTATCCCGGTTGTGCCGACTACTGCCAAAAAAGGAGTTGGTCGGGAAGCTCTCAAAACCGCGATGCAGGCCTTGGCTCACGGGCGTAAGGAAGATGTTTTCAAGGTTGATTATGGTCCGCTTGAGCCATTTATTGCCGAACTTGAGGTGGTGTTGGTCGAGGACCCTGTTTCTTGTCTTCGCTACCCTGTGCGTTGGCTTGCAATCAAGCTGCTCGAAGGTGACGCAGAGGCTGGAAAGCAGCTCACGTTGAATCATCCTGACAGCGAGCAGGTTCTTGCCAAAGTGGAATCTTGCAGAGAGCGCTTTGCGAAAGAGAATCCGAATGGAGCGGACAGGCATATTGCTTTTACCCGTCATGCCGTATGCGCGAAGATTGCCAAAGACGTGGTGACCTTGCCGCGTGAACGTGGTCACAACCTGTCGGATACCGTTGATAAGTATGTCTGCAATCGCTATTGGGGGCCGATTATTCTGGTAGCCATTCTGGTGGTGTTGTATCAAATCTCCATTGTTTTTGGTGGCTGGCTTGCCTTGAAAGTCTGGCCGGTTTGGGGGGCCCTTGAAGATTTGGCCGGAGATATTTTGCCGCAAGCCGGGTTCATGACAGATCCGTTGTTGCGTTCGCTTGGCGTATGGGTGGTGAAATCCATCACGGCAATTTTGAATTATCTTCCCATCTTTTTCCTGTTGTTCGCCCTTATCGCTATCCTTGAAGACAGCGGATACATGCCGCGAATGGCCTTTTTGCTGGACCGGTTGTTCCGTCGTTTCGGATTGCATGGTCAGTCTACACTGCCCATGATTCTCGGTGGTGTGTATGTGGGTGGATGCGCTATTCCCGGTGTTATGGCGACCAAAGCCATTCCTGACGAACGGGCTCGTTTGGCGACCATTCTCATTATTCCCATGATGAACTGCCTGGCGAAGGTGCCGCTCTATCTGATTCTTATCGGGGCATATTTTGCCGATGTTGCAGGGTGGGCCATGTTCTTTATCGCCACAGTGACCTTGTTCATGGCCTTACCTGTTGCAAAATTGCTTTCGCTGACCGTGCTTCGGAAGCATGACAGTGCTCCGTTTATCATGGAGATGCCGCCGTACCATTTGCCGACCATTTCTGGCATATTGCGGCGTGCGTTTGAACGAATTTGGCTGTTTATGAAGAAGATCGTCACTGTGGTTGCAGCCGTAGCCGTGGTCGTCTTTGTGCTGATCAACTTCCCGGGGCTATCTGAAGAAAAAATGGCGCATTACGCTTCCATGCAAGATAAAGCTGTGGCGGGTTTTGTTCAGAAAGTGGACGCAACCCAGTATGCCGGACAGATTACTTCCGAAAATACGACTGCAGTCATCCTGTTTGGCGAAGCTTTGAAGCAGGCTAAACGAGGTGTGAAAGACAAGGAAACATCCGCTGCCATCAATGAGGATTTTCAGGCAAAGAACCCGATTTATTATGCCGTTGTCAAACGCGTTGGTAAGGATGGTAAAAAGCTGAATCGGGAACTGAAAAAAGTCATCAAGGTCCGTAAGAAAATACGGCGCGAAATGCGTGGTGAGCGCTTTGAAAACAGTTTTCTTGGTTCCATGGGCAAGGCTCTCGAACCTGTGACTCAGTGGGCCGGGTTTAACTGGCGTATTAATATCGCACTGTTGTCAGCCTTTGCGGCTAAGGAAAACAGTGCGGCAACCCTCGGGGCCATCTATGGCATCGATGATTCCGGCCAGTCTGTTCAAGAGAGTATGAAGGCGAATGAAGGCGGGTTTACCCCCTTGCATGCGTTGGCTCTGATGCTGTTCATGGCTTTGTATCCACCCTGCGTTCCTACATCCATCATGGTGAGAAGCCAGTCCAATTCAACGGGCTGGATGCTGTTTTCCATCGGTTATCAGACTGTACTGGGCTTGTTTGTCGCCAGCTTGGTCTTTACCGGTGGCACTGTGCTCGGATTGACCGGCTGGCAAACAATGTGGGCATTTTATGGACTGTGCCTTGCCGCAACCATCGGCATGGCAATGATCCCAACACCTGAAGAAAAGGAAGCGGCTGTGTCCGCTCCTACGTATAATAAAGAATGCTCTTAA
- a CDS encoding DUF4198 domain-containing protein, with protein MMKRFIPLMAAACVLTLVGSAFAHFMVVYTPEIALQESKNLDMRIMFTHPAEAGHMMDMGGIEEFYVLSQRGDSKVKKTDLKGYLKDIVWKNPEAQAPAFSAMIPKKVVRSMGDYVFVMKPGYYFEKEEGLYMQQITKLILNVGGVPGNWAEPVGLPCEIVPLIKPYGLWTGNVFKALVLSDGKPVAGAEVEVEYMSHMPNLKTNSMPAESTVTYPQGSFVTQTIFTDADGYITFGIPKAGWWGFAALGVGPEKEYKGKELGQDAVIWVKAEDMK; from the coding sequence ATGATGAAACGGTTTATCCCCCTTATGGCTGCGGCATGCGTGTTGACTTTGGTTGGTTCTGCATTTGCCCATTTCATGGTTGTTTACACCCCGGAAATTGCTTTGCAAGAAAGCAAAAATCTGGACATGCGCATAATGTTTACCCATCCAGCAGAAGCTGGTCACATGATGGATATGGGTGGCATTGAAGAATTTTATGTTCTGAGCCAGCGCGGTGATTCCAAAGTGAAGAAGACCGACCTCAAAGGATATCTGAAAGATATCGTATGGAAGAATCCCGAAGCGCAGGCACCGGCCTTTTCTGCCATGATTCCCAAGAAAGTAGTGCGTTCCATGGGCGACTACGTTTTTGTCATGAAGCCCGGTTACTACTTTGAAAAAGAAGAAGGTCTGTACATGCAGCAGATCACCAAGTTGATCCTGAATGTTGGCGGCGTACCTGGCAACTGGGCTGAGCCTGTTGGTCTTCCTTGCGAAATCGTTCCCCTGATCAAACCGTATGGTCTGTGGACTGGTAACGTCTTCAAGGCACTGGTCCTGTCCGATGGCAAGCCCGTAGCCGGTGCTGAAGTTGAAGTCGAGTACATGAGCCATATGCCCAACCTGAAAACCAACTCCATGCCCGCAGAGTCCACAGTAACATATCCGCAGGGTTCCTTTGTCACCCAGACCATCTTCACTGATGCTGATGGTTACATCACCTTTGGTATCCCCAAGGCTGGTTGGTGGGGTTTTGCAGCTCTCGGTGTTGGCCCCGAAAAGGAATACAAAGGCAAGGAACTTGGTCAGGACGCAGTTATCTGGGTCAAGGCCGAAGACATGAAATAG
- a CDS encoding FeoA family protein: MTLDELNPGTRCVMKDITTDGALGQRLMDLGFYPGAEIEIVRNAPLVDPVELHLDGYHVSIRHTEARHIQVGD; this comes from the coding sequence ATGACTCTTGACGAATTAAATCCAGGGACTCGGTGCGTGATGAAAGACATCACAACAGATGGTGCCTTGGGACAACGGCTGATGGACCTGGGGTTTTACCCCGGTGCCGAGATCGAAATTGTTCGGAATGCCCCACTGGTTGATCCCGTGGAATTGCATCTTGACGGCTATCATGTCTCCATTAGACATACCGAAGCTCGGCATATTCAGGTGGGCGACTAA
- a CDS encoding DUF1611 domain-containing protein has product MINKEHAVVYCEGFFGKMDGKTANGLTRYSDRYEIAGIIDSTKAHLDAGEVLDNAANGITIYKDIHEALEETGDLVKAFIYGMAPLSGAFSSDDRDVMFYAMEKNLDIINGLHDFLTDDEAFVQKAAECNVQLHDIRKQQKDIQRRVFTGDISKVECPKIAILGTDSAVGKRTTSVILTQALKALGLNTVMIATGQTGVIQGAKFGVPLDALKEQFISGEMEKAVVEAWETKKPDIIVIEGQGSLSHPAYLSSCFIIRGGQPEAIIVQHPPKREHLGDYPAIKMPRLEDEIELIEVFAQSPVIGITINHEDMSDSDIDETMSAYQKQFGIPATDVLKFGCNSLIKNILLTFPQLQAKLA; this is encoded by the coding sequence ATGATAAACAAAGAGCATGCAGTCGTATACTGTGAAGGTTTCTTTGGGAAAATGGATGGTAAAACAGCCAATGGATTAACTCGTTATTCAGATAGATATGAAATTGCAGGCATCATCGACAGTACCAAGGCTCATCTGGATGCCGGAGAAGTGCTTGATAATGCAGCCAATGGAATCACCATCTACAAAGATATACACGAAGCCCTGGAAGAGACAGGAGACTTGGTCAAAGCCTTTATTTATGGAATGGCTCCATTATCCGGTGCATTCTCTTCTGATGACCGCGACGTGATGTTTTATGCAATGGAGAAAAATCTCGACATCATCAACGGCCTTCATGATTTTTTGACCGACGATGAAGCCTTCGTTCAGAAAGCTGCAGAATGCAATGTTCAGTTGCACGACATCAGAAAACAACAAAAGGATATACAAAGACGGGTGTTTACCGGAGACATCAGCAAAGTTGAATGTCCAAAAATAGCCATTCTCGGGACGGACAGCGCGGTTGGCAAACGCACGACATCAGTTATCCTGACCCAAGCCCTTAAAGCCCTCGGTCTTAATACTGTAATGATAGCCACAGGGCAGACAGGCGTTATTCAGGGAGCAAAATTTGGTGTTCCTCTTGACGCCCTCAAAGAACAATTCATTTCAGGCGAGATGGAAAAGGCTGTTGTCGAGGCATGGGAAACCAAAAAACCGGACATTATTGTTATAGAGGGCCAAGGCTCACTCAGCCATCCGGCCTATTTAAGCTCGTGCTTCATTATTAGAGGAGGACAACCTGAAGCGATCATTGTCCAGCATCCACCGAAACGAGAACACCTGGGCGATTATCCAGCCATTAAGATGCCTCGCTTGGAAGACGAAATCGAACTCATTGAAGTTTTCGCGCAGTCTCCTGTCATTGGCATCACCATTAATCATGAGGACATGTCCGATTCAGATATTGATGAAACAATGAGTGCATATCAAAAACAATTTGGAATACCCGCTACAGACGTCCTCAAGTTCGGCTGCAATTCACTAATTAAAAATATATTACTCACCTTCCCACAGCTTCAAGCCAAGTTGGCTTGA